The genome window CCTACGGCCCCATCACCGACAACGCCGGCGGCATCGCCGAAATGGCGCAGATGCCCGAATCGGTGCGCAACATCACCGATCCGCTGGACGCGGTGGGCAACACCACCAAGGCGGTCACCAAGGGCTATGCCATCGGCTCGGCCGGCCTGGCCGCGCTGGTGCTGTTCGCCGACTTCACCCACGCGCTCGACCACCTCGGCAAGAACGTCGACTTCTCGCTGGCCGAGCCGGCCGTCATCATCGGCCTGTTCGTGGGCGGCCTCATCCCCTTCCTGTTCGCGGCGATGGCCATGGAGGCCGTGGGCCGCGCCGCGGGATCGGTGGTGGTGGAGGTCCGGCGCCAGTTCACCGAGATCCCCGGCATCATGGAAGGCACCGGCAAGCCCGAGTACGGCAAGGCCGTGGACATGCTGACCAAGGCCGCCATCAAGGAAATGATGGTGCCCTCGGCGCTGCCCGTGGTGGTGCCCATCGTGCTGGCCCTGGTCATCGGCGTGCTGATGGGCGGCGAATCGGCGCGCATGGCGGTGGGCGGCATGCTGATGGGCGCCATCGTGACCGGGCTGTTCGTCGCCATATCCATGTGCACGGGCGGCGGCGCCTGGGACAACGCCAAGAAATACATCGAGGAAGGCCACCACGGCGGCAAGGGCTCCGAGGCCCACAAGGCCGCCGTCACCGGCGACACCGTGGGCGACCCCTACAAGGACACGGCCGGCCCCGCGGTGAACCCGCTGATCAAGATCGTCAACATCGTCGCGCTGCTGCTGGTGCCGCTGCTCTAGCGGCCGGGCGCGGTGGCGGCGCCCGGGCCCCTCAGGCCCGGACCGCCGCCATCACCGTATTGCGCAGGCTTCCCACCTTCTCGATCTCGCATTCGACGACATCGCCCGGCCGCAGGTAGCGGCCGTCGGCCACCCCGCAGCCCGCGGGCGTGCCGGTGGCGATGACGTCGCCCGGCCGCAGCGTCATCGCGCGCGAAATGTGCGCGACCAGCGTCGGAATCTTGAAGATCATCTGCTCGGTGGACGCATCCTGCCGGATTTCGCCGTTGACCCGGCACTGAATGCGCAGCGGATACGGCCGGGGAATGTCCCGTGCCAGCGCGATGACCGGCCCCAGCGGGCAGGAACGATCCAGGCTCTTGCCCTGTATCCAGTTCTGGCCATAGCGGCCGGTCAGGGTGGGCGCCGCCTCGTTGGCCTGCAGCTCGCGGTAGCTCACGTCGTTGCAGACGGTATAGCCCGCCACGTGGTCGTAGGCGTCCGCTTCGGCGATGTCGCGCCCTTCCCGGCCGATCACGACCGCCAGTTCCGCCTCGTAGTCCATCTTGCGCGAGAAATCGTGGCCGCCGATGGGGTCGCCGGGGGCCACCACCGTGCCGGGCAGCTTGGTGAAGAAGAACGGCTGCTCGGGCGGCGTCAGCTTGCCCTCGGCGCCATGGTCGAAATAGTTGACGACGTGCGCGAGGATCTTCGATCCCGCTTCGATGGGCGCCAGCAGGCGCACCGACTCCAGCGCAACGGCGGGACCGGACGCGGCCAGGCCGGCGGCCGCGTCGCGGGCCATGTCGCCCGCCGCCAGGAACAGCCGCAGGTCGTGGAACAGCGGCGCCATCCATTCGCGACCCGCCGCATGGGCGGCCAGCGCCAGGTCGACCACGCGATCGCCCTCGATCGCGCACACGTGCGCTCCGGCCACGGTGGCCATGCGTCCTATCTTCATCTTCACTCCTCGCTTGGTGTCAGAATCCCGCCATGTCCTTCATCACGGCGTACAGGCCGGGCTGGCGCTCGAAACCTATGCCCGGCGACTGCGGCAGCGTGGCCTGCCCATCGGCGATGGCGACCTCCTGGCCAAAACCGCTGAAGATGCCGAACGTGTCCGGGTAGGACTCGCATCCCCCCAGCCCCAGGCCGCCGACCAGGTGCAGGCACATCAGGTTGCCGCCGTGGGGATACATCGCGGAGCGGGCGAAGCCATGCCTGCCGGCGACCGCCAGCACGTTCAGGTATTCGGTGATGCCGAAGGACAGCGGCGGATCGAGCTGGATGATGTCGCGATCCGCGCGAAAGCCCGCATAGGACAGGAAATGGTCCAGCTCCTTGCCGCAGGCCATGTTCTCGCCGGTGGCCAGCGGCCCCTCGTAGGCGCGGGCCAGGTCGGCGTAGATGCCGTACTCCAGGAAATCGCAGGGTTCTTCGTACCAGCGCAGGCCGTAGGGCGCGATGGCCCGCGCATAGTCCAGCGCTGTGTCGCGGCCGAACGCGCAACTCGCGTCCACGGCCAGGGCCCGGCCGTCGCCCATCTCGCTCAGCACCGCCTCGATGCGCCGGCAGTCCTCGGCCACGGACAGGCCCCCTATCTTCATCTTCACCATCCGGTAGCCGGCGTCGCGGTACCGGATCATCTCGTCCTTCAGGTCGCGCGCGTTCTGTCCCGGAAAGTACCAGCCGCCGCCGACGTACACCGGCGCGTGCGTGCGCGCCCGGCCGCCGCCGTGGCGCTCGGCCAGCACGGCGTGCAGCGGCTTGCCTTCGACCTTGGCCACCAGGTCCCACACGGCCACGTCCACCGTGCCCATGGGAATGGCGCGCTCCGCGTAGCCGCCGCGCCGCTCCCGCCGCTGCCCGCAGGCCAGGATCGCCGCGGGGTCGAAATTGCGTCCCGTCGCATCCAGCAGGCTGTCGGGATCGGCCCCCACGATGCGCGGCGCGATCCGGTCGCGGATCTGCTCGCCGCAGGCATAGCGGCCAAAGGAATTGAACGCGAAACCCACCAGCGGCCGCCCGTCGCGGATCACGTCCGACACCACCGCCACCACCGTGGCGGTCATCTGGCTGAAGTCGGAGCGGGCATTGGACAAGCGCGATTCCAGCGCGACCGTGCGCTCGATGATCTGGACGATACGCATCAGTTCACCGTCGCGCCGGAAGCCTTCACCGCGGCGGCGAACTTGGCCATCTGTTCGCGCACGAAATCCACGCTGCGCGGATACGGCACGACCGTGCGCTCGAACGAACTCTCGGCCAGCTTGGCCTGCATGTCCGGCCCGTCCATGGCCTGCCCGATGGCGGCCACCAGCTTGTCGTGGACGGCGGCGGGCAGGCCCTTGGGCGCGGCCACCACCCACAGCGACACGGCATCGACGCCCGGATAGCCCGCCTCGGCGAAGGACGGGGTGTCGGGGAACATCGGCGAGCGTTTGCCGCCGGTGACCGCGATCGGCGCCAACACGCCGCTCTTGACCTGCGGTGCGACCAGCGCCGGCAGGTTGAACATCATGTCGACCTGCCCGCCCAGGAGATCGGCGATCGCCGGCCCCGCCCCCTTGTAGGGCACGTGCAGCAGCTTGATGCCCGCTGCCGTCTTGAAGGTCTCGCCGTGCAGATGGACGACCGTGCCCGCGCCGGCGGACGCGAAGCTTAGCTGGTCGGGCCTGGCCTTGGCCTCGGCCACCAGTTCCTGCAGCGTCCGCGCCTTGACCCGCTTGGCGTTGACCACCAGCACGCCGGTCGCGGTAGCGACCACCGACAGAAAATCGAAGTCCTTCAGGCTGTCATAGGGCAGCTTGGCGTACAGGCTGGGATTGATGGCGAAGGCAGTGTCCAGCAGGCCGATGGTGTAGCCATCCGGCTGCGCCCGCGCCACCGTGGCGGTGCCTATCGTGCTGCCTGCGCCGCCCTGGTTCTCGACGAACACCTGCTGGCCCAGCGCGGTACTCAGCCGCTGCGCGAACTGGCGGCCCAGCAGGTCGGTGCTGCCGCCCACGACATAAGGCACCACCATGCGGACCGCACGGGACGGATAGTCCGCATCGGCCGCGGCGGCGGCTCCCAGCGCGCATGCCCACAGGCACGCGGCAAATCCCAGACGGCGTAACGGTCGATGCATGGCGCCCCTCCCTTTTTCCGGTGCTGAAAAGTATAGGAAGCGCGGCCGCCGCCGGCCATGGACGGGATTGGCGACTATTTGGACAAATCACGTCCGTGCGTGGCCTCGCCCCGCTGGGCCGGGTTCTCGCGGCCGCCGGCCTGGCCGCGGTAGGCGCTGGGCGTCACGCCGCGCAACTGGCGGAAACGCCGGGCGAAGTAGGCCTCGTCGGGAAAGCCCACGCTGGCCGCGATCTCGGCGATCGGGCGCGGCGACCCCGCCAGCATCCGGCACGCGAGGTCCATGCGCTGGTCGGCCAGGATCTCGGTGAAGGTCCTGCCGGTCTCCCGCTTGAGCAGGTGCGCCAGGTAGTGGGTCGACAGATAGGCGGCGGCCGCCGCGTCCGCCAGCGTGATGGGCTCGGCCAGGTGCTCGCGCATGAAGCGGCTCACGCGCGCCAGCGATGCCCGGCGGCTGCCCTGCAGCATCGAGGTCCGGGCCAGGGCCTGGAGATCGTCCTGGTGCCGGCGGCACACCAGGCCGATCAGGCGGAACAGGTCGGCGCGGATGAACTCGGCGGCATAGAAACCGCCCCCGCCGTGCTCGGCCTGCATGCGCAGGCACAAGCGGCGCACCTCGGCCAGTTCGTCGGCGCCGAGTTCGAAATCCAGGTGTTCCTGGTACAGGAAGGGCGCGAGTTCGGGCATCTCGTCGACGGCAACGTCCTCCAATTCCAGCAGGTCGATGCGCGACTCCGGCCGCAGGAAATCGCGACGGAAATTGATGACGAAGAACTCCGCCGGTTCGACGTGCCGGATGCAATGCACGCGCAGCGGCATGATGAAGCTGAGCGTGCCCGGCAGGATGGGCCGGACCGTCGCGCCCAGCACATGCTCGGTGCGGCCTGCCAGGTTCACATAGATCTGGAAATACTCGTGCTTGTGCAGCGGCGGCTGCCCGACCGAGGTGGCCTGGTCGCGGATCCAGAACGCGGTATGCGGAAGGTATTCGCTGGTGCGGTTGATCGGCGCCTCAGGCATCGCGTCGGTGCTCCCGGTTGCCGGCGCGGGCTATTCCCTGGGCGGGGCCGTGCGGCGCCGGAAGTCGCGCAGCCGGAAGCCCAGCAGGAACAACACGCCGAAATAGACCACGGCGGCGCCGCCTATCACGCCCAGCAGCAACGCCACCCGCAGCCAGGCGTGGGCCTGCAGCCCCAGCCAGTCCACGCGCTGCTCGGCCAGCCACAGCGTCAGGCCCATGGCCGCCAGCGCCGCCACCAGCCTGGCCAGGAAGCCGCCCCACCCGGCCGCCGGCCGGTAGACGCCGCGGCGGCGCAGTCCGGTCAGCAGGGCCAGCGCGTTGATGCAGGCCCCCAGGCCGATGGACAGCGCCAGCCCGGCATGATGCAGCCACGGCACGAACACCAGGTTCAGGCATTGCGTGGCCACCAGCACCACCAGCGCGATCTTGACCGGCGTGCGGATATCTTGCCTGGCGTAGAAGCCGGGCGCCAGGATTTTCACGGACAGGAGCCCGATCAGGCCCACCGCGTAAGCCACCACCGCCATCCGGGTCTGGGAGACGTCGGCGGCGGTGAAGGCGCCGTAGTGGAACAGCGTGCTGACCAGGGCCTCGGACATCAGCGCCATCCCCACGCAGGCGGGCAGGCCCAGCAGCAGCGTCAGGCGCAGCCCCCAGTCCAGCAGCGCGCTGTATTCCTCGGCGTGGCCGGCGGCATGCGCCTGCGACAGGTTGGGCAGCAGCACGGTACTGAGCGCGATGCCCAGCAGCGCGGTCGGGAATTCCATCAGCCGGTCGGCGAAGGACAGCCAGGTGACGCTGCCCGGCGCCAGCCAGGTCGCGATGTTGGTATTGATCAGCAGCGATACCTGGGCCACCGAGACGCCCACGATGGCCGGCAGCATCTGCCGCAGGATGCGCCGCACGTAGGGGTCCGCCCAGGCCGCGCGCAGCCCGAGCCCGATGCGGGGGCACAGGCCCAGCCGCGCCAGGGCGGCGAACTGCACCGCCAGTTGCGCCACCCCGCCGGCCATCACGCCTACCGCCAGGGCGTAAAGCGGCACCTCCAGGTGTGGGGCCAGCCACAGGCTGGCGGCGATCATGGACAGGTTCAGCAGCACCGGGGTGAACGCCGGCACGCCGAAATGCCGCCAGGTATTGAGCACGCCCGAGGCAAAGGCCACCAGGGACATGCACAATATGTAGGGGAACATGACGCGGGTCATCCAGACCGCCGCCTGGAAATCGGCCGCGCGCTCCGCGCCCCGCAGCCCGCTGCCCATCGCGCTGACCACCCAGGGCGCCGCGATCACGCCGACCGCGGTCACCGCCATCAGCGCGAAGGTCAGCAGCGAGGCGACGTGGTCCAGCAGGCGGCGGGTGTCCTCGGGCGCATGCCGGTTCCGGGCCTCCCCCAGGATGGGCACGAAGGCCTGCGAGAACGCGCCCTCGGCGAACAGCCGCCGCAGCAGGTTGGGAATGCGGAAGGCCACCCAGAACGCATCGGTCAGGCTGCCGGCGCCGAAGGCCCGGGCGATCAGTACGTCGCGCACGAGGCCGGTAATGCGGGACAACAGGGTATAACTACTGATGGTGGCCGCGGCGCGCAGCAAATTCATGGATGACCTTGTACGCGGGGCGCCGCGCGAGTATGGTTGCCTTGCTCGTGGTTTTACGGGGACCCGGCCACGAAGCATTTGATTTTACGGCCATTTGGGGCTATAGTCTCTGGCTTTGCGAAGCTCCTGCCGCCGCGTATAGCATATATAGCAAGTCGTGACTTCGCCCTACCAGATACGGAATTTTCATGGCTAATACCGCCCAAGCACGCAAGCGCGCCCGCCAAGCAGTGGTCCGCAACAAGCACAACTCCAGCCTGCGTTCGATGCTGCGCACGTCGATCAAGCGCGTGCGCCAGGCCGTCGAAGCCGGCGACAAGACCGCCGCCACGGAAGTGCTGCAGAAAGCCACCAGCGTCATCGACCGCGTCGCGGACAAGAAGATCATTCACAAGAACAAGGCCGCTCGCCACAAGAGCCGCCTGGCCGCCGCCGTCAAGGCCCTGGCCTGATCTGATTCCGCTGCGCGGCCTGGCGCCGCGCGCGAGCAACGAAAGCCAGCTTGGCAGGATACCCTCCCGCCAAGCTGGCTTTCGTTCGTCCATACATTTCATGACAAGAGCCCGCCCCAACCCGGGGATCAGGCTAGATCAGCCCTTCAAGGCTGCTTCGGCTTGCCCGGCGCGTCGGGAATCAGGCAGGCCTCGACCGTGCGCAAATCGTTGTCGCGCGCGAAATCGTTGACGAACTGCCAGGCCAGGGGCTCGAGCGCCCGCAGCCGCTCGTCGACCACCACGCATTTGACGCCGTCGATGAAGGTGGGCACGACATAGGGGGAATAGGTAAAGGGGCTCGCCACGCTCCCCTTGGGCCGAAAGGGCGACATGACCCCGGCCAGGCGCTCGGCCCAATCGCTGGGGCGGAACTTGCTGCCACCGGAAGTGATACCCTGGATAATGAACTGCCTGACGCTTTCAGCCATCGTCGTTGTCTGCGGAAGGAGTCCGCGGTGAGGGGTCTCGTGAACCCGTTGGATCTTGAGCCCGGCCTGTCGCACACAGGCGCTGCATGCGCCGGCCGGACCGCCCCGCGCGGCGGCGCGGGACTCGACGCGGGCCAGGCAAGACCCGATAGGGCCCGGCAGGACTCGCGACGGGCGGGGTTACGCCCCGCCAGAGAAGCTCGGCATTGTAGCTTATCGACCCACCCGGCCTCCACCCTCACGCTGAACGGCGCGAAAGCGCACGGCACGATTTCCGTCACCCCCAAACCATGACCGCCCACACCACCAAAACCCTCTTTCTTCCCGGTGCCGGAGGAAGCGCCTCGTTCTGGAAACCGGTCGCCGACCGCCTCGGGCGGGACGGGACCCTGCTGGCATGGCCGGGACTGGGAAACGAGCCCGCCCACCCCGACGTGAACGGGATCGACGACCTCGTGCACCTGGCGTTGCGCCACATGACCGAACCGGTCGACATCGTCGCGCAATCCATGGGCGGCCTGGTCGCGATCCGCCTGGCGCTCGCGGCGCCCTCTCGGGTCAACCGCCTGGTTCTGGCCGCCACCTCGGGCGGCATCCCTGTCGCGGACCTTGGCGGAGCCGATTGGCGCACCGACTATTTCCTGGCCTACCCCGGGGCGGCCCGATGGATCGCCGACCCACCGGAGGACCTGTCGGCGCACATCCCGTCGATCGCGGCCCCCACCCTCCTGCTCTGGGGCGACCGGGATCCCGTCAGCCCCCTGGCCGTCGGGCAGCGCCTGGCCTCGCTGCTCCGCCATGCACGGCTGCAGGTCGTTCCCGGCGGAAATCACGATCTGGCGCAGACTCACGCCACCTTCGTCGCCGACGCGATCGCGCACCATCTGGCCCCCGCCGCCTGTAACAATGCCTCGGGTATCATTGATCCTTTCCGCGAAACGAGCCGATGAGTCGATGGCCCGCGGCGCCATGGCGCCGCCCGCCGATTCGGCAACTCTCTGTCAGAGGCGTCGTATGAACGCAACTCCCCAGCAAAACTCGAAGACCAATCCTCCCCTGCGCCATTTCCTCCAGTTCAACGACCTCACGCGCGAGGAAATCGAATACCTGTTCAGCCGCGCCGCGCTGATCAAGCGCAAGTTCAAGAACTACGAGCCGCATTTCACCCTGAGCGACCGCACCCTCGCCATGGTGTTCGAGAAGGCCAGCACCCGCACCCGTGTATCGTTCGAAGCCGGCATGTACCAGATGGGCGGCTCGGTCATCCACCTGACCACGGGTGATTCCCAGCTCGGCCGCTCCGAGCCGGTCGAGGATTCGGCGCAGGTCATCTCCCGTATGGTCGACCTGGTCATGATCCGCACCTTCGAACAGACCAAGATCGAGCGCTTCGCCGCCTATTCGCGCGTGCCCATCATCAACGGCCTGACCAACGAGTTCCACCCCTGCCAGATCCTGGCGGACATCTTCACCTACATCGAGCATTGCGGCTCGATCCAGGGCAAGACCGTAGCCTGGGTGGGCGACTCCAACAACATGTGCAACACCTGGCTGCAGGCGGCCGAGCTGCTGGACTTCAACCTCCACGTCTCGACCCCGCCCGGCTACGAACTCGAGCCCGAACGCGCGGGCGTCATCGACGCCGAGCGGCTCAAGCAGTTCGCCGATCCCATGGAAGCCTGCAAGGGCGCCCACCTGGTCACTACCGACGTCTGGACCAGCATGGGTTTCGAGGCCGAGAACGAGGAACGCCGCGCCGCCTTCGCCGACTGGTGCGTCGACGGCGACATGATGGCCGTGGCCGACCCCGGCGCGGTCTTCATGCACTGCCTGCCCGCCCACCGCGGCGAGGAAGTCACCGCCGACGTCATCGACGGCCCCCAGAGCGTGGTCTGGGACGAAGCCGAGAACCGCATGCACGTCCAGAAGGCCCTGATGGAATTTCTCCTTCTAGGCCGGCTATAGCCCCCCCTACGCGCTTACGCGCGCCCCCAGGGGCGATGCGGGTGGACCGGCGGAGCCGGATCCACCGCATCCTGGGTCTAGTACCGGCTCTTTGGGTTGCGCACCCAGGCTTCGCTGGCTGCCAGCGGTAGCAACGGTGTGGCGTACCAAGAAACAGGCACTAGGCCCAGGGCGCCGCGGATCCTTTGCCGGTCCGCCAGCGCCGCCCCCTTGAGGGGGCCCGCGAAGCGGGTAGGGGGTGGTACAATCACAGATCGTCCCTGTTAGGCCGGGGGGCGATTGCACGATCCCGCGCATATGGCACGGAGCGCCCCCTGGGTGCGCCCCCATATCCGGTGACCTGACCGGCCAGAAAGCTGCACCGCCCAAGCGCGGGCCGTCCATGCCCTGGGAACATCAATGAGCGAAGTAAAGAAGGTCGTACTTGCCTACTCGGGCGGTCTTGACACATCCGTGATCCTGAAATGGCTTCAGGACACATATCAGTGCGAAATCGTCACTTTCACCGCCGACATCGGCCAGGGTGAAGAGCTCGAACCGGCACGCGCCAAGGCCCTGAAGTTCGGCATCAAGCCGGAAAACATCTACATCGACGACCTGCGCGAGGAATTCGTCCGCGACTTCGTCTTCCCGATGTTCCGCGCCAACACCATCTACGAAGGCGAGTACCTGCTGGGCACCTCCATCGCCCGCCCGCTGATCGCCAAGCGCCAGATCGAGATCGCGCGCGAGGTCAAGGCCGACTCCGTCTCCCATGGCGCCACCGGCAAAGGCAACGACCAGGTCCGCTTCGAACTGGGCTACTACGCGCTGGAACCGGGCATCAAGGTCGTCGCCCCGTGGCGCGAATGGGACCTGCTCTCGCGCGAGAAGCTGCTGGCCTACGCCGAGAAGGCGGGCATCCCCATCGAGATGAAGCACAAGCAGGGCGGCGCGCCCTACTCGATGGACGCCAACCTGCTGCACATCAGCTACGAAGGCCGCCACCTGGAAGACCCCAAGGCCGAGGCCGAGGAATCCATGTGGCGCTGGACCGTGGCCCCGGAAGCCGCGCCCGATGCCCCCGAATACCTGGACGTCGAATTCGAGCACGGCGACATCGTCGCCCTGAACGGCAAGCGGATGACGCCCGCCGAAGTGCTGACCGAGCTGAACAAGCTGGGCGGCAAGCACGGCATCGGACGCCTGGACCTGGTGGAAAACCGCTATGTCGGCATGAAGTCCCGCGGCTGCTACGAAACCCCGGGGGGCACCATCATGCTGCGCGCCCACCGCGCGATCGAATCCATCACGCTGGACCGCGAAGTCGCCCACCTCAAGGACGACCTGATGCCGCGCTACGCCAGCCTGATCTACAACGGCTACTGGTGGAGCCCCGAGCGCAAGGCGCTGCAGGTGCTGATCGACCATACCCAGCAGGCCGTGAACGGATGGGTGCGCCTGAAGCTGTACAAGGGCAACGTCTACACCATTGCCCGCGACTCGAAGAACACGCTGTTCGACCAGACCATCGCGACCTTCGACGACGACGGCGGCGCCTACGACCAGGCGGATGCCGGCGGCTTCATCAAGCTGAACGCCCTGCGCATGCGCATCGCGGAAAACGCCCGTCGCAAGCGCGGATGAACCAACCGTCCGAACCTGTGCCCAGCACCAGCCCGGAGACGGGCTGGCGTTGACCTACCGTCGGCGGCCCTCGGGCCGCCGATTTGTTTTTCGAGCGCCATGAACGAGAACACCCATCCGCCCCTGGCCATCATCCAGACCGGGCTCCCGCCCGAACCGGTGTCCAACCGGCACGGCACCTTCAGCTGCATGATCCGCGAAGCGGCCGGGCTGCGCGCCGGGGACATCGAGATCGTGGCCGTGCACCAGGGAGCCCAGTTGCGGCCCCCTTCGAGCTATCGCGCCGCCATCATCACCGGTTCGCCCGCCATGGTCACCGACCTGGCCGACTGGAGCGAACGCACGGCCGACTGGATACGGCGGGCGGTGGACCTGGGCCTGCCCATCCTGGGCATCTGCTACGGACACCAGTTGCTGGCCCACGCGCTGGGCGGCCGGGTCGATTTCCATCCACGCGGCCGTGAAGTGGGTACCCAGACGGTCGAACTGCTGCCCGCCGCCGGCGACGTTCCCCTGCTGGCGGGGCTGCCCTCGCACTTTCCGGCGCACCTGATCCACCAGCAGAGCGTGATGGAGGTACCGGCCGGCGCCACCGTGCTCGCGCGCTCCGACCACGACGCGCACCAGATCGTGCAATACGGCGATGGCGTGATTTCCAGCCAGTACCATCCGGAGTTCTGCCCCGACATCATGGGGACCTATCTCACGCATTTCGGCCCCAGGCTGGGCGAGGAAGGCTTCGACGTCCAGGCGCTGAGCACCCGCCTGCGGCCCGCGCCCGAGGCCCGCGAACTGCTGCTGCGCTTCGTCCGGCAGCACGCCGCGTTGCGGGAAGCCGCCTAGGAATCGATGCCCGGCACCACGACCGGCTCGATCTCCAGCTCCAGGCCGTAGCGTTCGCGCACGTCGTGCCGCACGGCCTGCGCCAGCGCCAGCACGTCGCCCGATTGCGCGCCGCCATGATTGACCAGCACCAGCGCCTGGCGCTCGTGCACCCCCACCGGCCCCATGCGGCGCCCTTTCCAGCCGCATTGGTCGATCAGCCACCCGGCGGCCAGCTTGTAGCCGCCGTCCTCTTGCGGATACGCCACCAGGCCGGGAAAGCGGGCATGCAGCCGCTCGTATTGCGCGGCCGGCACCACCGGATTCTTGAAGAAGCTGCCGGCATTGCCCAGCACGGCCGGGTCCGGCAGCTTGGCGCGCCGGATCGCGCAGACCGCCTCGAATACGTCGCGTGCCGTGGGCGAGCCCGCCAGGCTCTCGTGCCGCCGCAGATCGGGATAGTCCAGCACGGGCGTCCATTGCCGGGGCAGGCGCAGCCGCACGGCGGTGATGACCCAGCGTCCGGGTTCGCGTTTGAAGACGCTGTCCCGGTAGGCGAAGGCGCATTGCGCAGCGTCCATCTCCACCCAGGCGTCGCGCTGCAGGTCGTAGGCCGTCAGGCCGGCGAAGCGGTCGCGCAGTTCGACACCATAGGCACCTATGTTCTGCACCGGCGCCGCGCCGACGGTACCGGGAATGAGCGCGAGGTTTTCCAGCCCGCCCCAGCCCTGTTCGACACAATAGGTAACGAAGTCGTGCCAGATTTCGCCCGCCGCGGCTTCGACCACGCGGGACTCGTCGTCCTGGGCCAACAGCCGGATGCCGCGCAGCGCCATCCGCGCCACCAGGCCGCGCACCCGGGGCGGCAGGACCACGTTGCTGCCGCCGCCCAGCACCAGGAGCCCCGCACCGTCGGAACGCGCCAGGCAGGCCAGCGCCGGCAGCTCGTCGCGGCTGCTCAGCGTGACGCAGGCCGGCGCCGAACTGGCCAGCCCCAGGGTGTTGAGAGACGAAAGATCGCAGGCACCGGGCACGAGGCCCGTGCGAGCGCCGGAATCAGGAGCGACAGCCAATCTGGGCACCAGGCGGGACGAACAAGGGCGGCGGGACGGATTTCCCGCAGCCCCGCCATCTTACTTGACTACAATTCCCCTATTCCAAGATAGGCCGCAAGCCGCATGCAAGGAGCTCACCCATGCCTACATTCGATGTCGTCTGCAAACCCAATCTGGTCGAACTGCGCAATGCCGTCGAGCAGACCAACAAGGAAATCACCACCCGCTTCGACTTCAAGGGTTCGGATGCCCGCGTCGAACAGACCGACAAGGAACTCACGGCCTATGCCGACAGCGACTTCCAGTTGAACCAGGTGCGTGACGTGCTGCTGAACAAGATGACCAAACGCAGCGTGGACGTGCGATTCCTCGATCACGGCAAGGTCGAGAAGATGGGCGGCGACAAGGTCAAGCAGGTGCTGACGGTGCGCAACGGCGTGCCCCAGGACGCCGCCAAGAAGATCGTGGCCCTGATCAAGAACAGCAAGATGAAGGTCCAGTCCAGCATCCAGGGCGACACCGTGCGCGTGCAGGGCGCCAAGCGCGATGACCTGCAAAGCGCCATCGCGCTGCTGAAGAAGGACGTGACCGACCTGCCCCTGGGCTTCGAGAACTTCAGGGACTGAGCGGTCCTGCTCGCGTAACGATCATGGACGCCCCGCCGGGACTCAAAGCACGGGGCGTTTGAACAGCATGGCGGGGTCGAGTTCGAGCGCCTTGGCCAGCTTCTCGATGTTGTCGACCGAGATGTTGACACGTGCCCGCTCGACCTGACTGACGAAGGTCCGGTCGAGGTGGGCGGCAAACCCGAGCTGCTCCTGCGACATCTTCTGCGCGACCCGGAACGCTCGTACGTTGTAGCCGAGGATCTCGCGC of Pigmentiphaga sp. H8 contains these proteins:
- a CDS encoding enolase C-terminal domain-like protein — protein: MRIVQIIERTVALESRLSNARSDFSQMTATVVAVVSDVIRDGRPLVGFAFNSFGRYACGEQIRDRIAPRIVGADPDSLLDATGRNFDPAAILACGQRRERRGGYAERAIPMGTVDVAVWDLVAKVEGKPLHAVLAERHGGGRARTHAPVYVGGGWYFPGQNARDLKDEMIRYRDAGYRMVKMKIGGLSVAEDCRRIEAVLSEMGDGRALAVDASCAFGRDTALDYARAIAPYGLRWYEEPCDFLEYGIYADLARAYEGPLATGENMACGKELDHFLSYAGFRADRDIIQLDPPLSFGITEYLNVLAVAGRHGFARSAMYPHGGNLMCLHLVGGLGLGGCESYPDTFGIFSGFGQEVAIADGQATLPQSPGIGFERQPGLYAVMKDMAGF
- the murJ gene encoding murein biosynthesis integral membrane protein MurJ, producing MNLLRAAATISSYTLLSRITGLVRDVLIARAFGAGSLTDAFWVAFRIPNLLRRLFAEGAFSQAFVPILGEARNRHAPEDTRRLLDHVASLLTFALMAVTAVGVIAAPWVVSAMGSGLRGAERAADFQAAVWMTRVMFPYILCMSLVAFASGVLNTWRHFGVPAFTPVLLNLSMIAASLWLAPHLEVPLYALAVGVMAGGVAQLAVQFAALARLGLCPRIGLGLRAAWADPYVRRILRQMLPAIVGVSVAQVSLLINTNIATWLAPGSVTWLSFADRLMEFPTALLGIALSTVLLPNLSQAHAAGHAEEYSALLDWGLRLTLLLGLPACVGMALMSEALVSTLFHYGAFTAADVSQTRMAVVAYAVGLIGLLSVKILAPGFYARQDIRTPVKIALVVLVATQCLNLVFVPWLHHAGLALSIGLGACINALALLTGLRRRGVYRPAAGWGGFLARLVAALAAMGLTLWLAEQRVDWLGLQAHAWLRVALLLGVIGGAAVVYFGVLFLLGFRLRDFRRRTAPPRE
- the rpsT gene encoding 30S ribosomal protein S20 encodes the protein MANTAQARKRARQAVVRNKHNSSLRSMLRTSIKRVRQAVEAGDKTAATEVLQKATSVIDRVADKKIIHKNKAARHKSRLAAAVKALA
- a CDS encoding fumarylacetoacetate hydrolase family protein, coding for MKIGRMATVAGAHVCAIEGDRVVDLALAAHAAGREWMAPLFHDLRLFLAAGDMARDAAAGLAASGPAVALESVRLLAPIEAGSKILAHVVNYFDHGAEGKLTPPEQPFFFTKLPGTVVAPGDPIGGHDFSRKMDYEAELAVVIGREGRDIAEADAYDHVAGYTVCNDVSYRELQANEAAPTLTGRYGQNWIQGKSLDRSCPLGPVIALARDIPRPYPLRIQCRVNGEIRQDASTEQMIFKIPTLVAHISRAMTLRPGDVIATGTPAGCGVADGRYLRPGDVVECEIEKVGSLRNTVMAAVRA
- a CDS encoding tripartite tricarboxylate transporter substrate binding protein; amino-acid sequence: MHRPLRRLGFAACLWACALGAAAAADADYPSRAVRMVVPYVVGGSTDLLGRQFAQRLSTALGQQVFVENQGGAGSTIGTATVARAQPDGYTIGLLDTAFAINPSLYAKLPYDSLKDFDFLSVVATATGVLVVNAKRVKARTLQELVAEAKARPDQLSFASAGAGTVVHLHGETFKTAAGIKLLHVPYKGAGPAIADLLGGQVDMMFNLPALVAPQVKSGVLAPIAVTGGKRSPMFPDTPSFAEAGYPGVDAVSLWVVAAPKGLPAAVHDKLVAAIGQAMDGPDMQAKLAESSFERTVVPYPRSVDFVREQMAKFAAAVKASGATVN
- a CDS encoding AraC family transcriptional regulator; its protein translation is MPEAPINRTSEYLPHTAFWIRDQATSVGQPPLHKHEYFQIYVNLAGRTEHVLGATVRPILPGTLSFIMPLRVHCIRHVEPAEFFVINFRRDFLRPESRIDLLELEDVAVDEMPELAPFLYQEHLDFELGADELAEVRRLCLRMQAEHGGGGFYAAEFIRADLFRLIGLVCRRHQDDLQALARTSMLQGSRRASLARVSRFMREHLAEPITLADAAAAAYLSTHYLAHLLKRETGRTFTEILADQRMDLACRMLAGSPRPIAEIAASVGFPDEAYFARRFRQLRGVTPSAYRGQAGGRENPAQRGEATHGRDLSK